A region of the Pseudarthrobacter oxydans genome:
TGAAACCGCCGCCAACGTGGGTGAAGAAAGCATCGTTTCGCGTACCGGTGGCGCTCCCACCCTGGCCGTGGGGCTCGCCCACATCATGCAGCAGTTCATCGGCGGCACGGCCATGATGGCCTTCTGGTACCACTTCGCAATCATGTTCGAGGCCCTTTTCATCCTCACCGCTGTGGACGCCGGCACCCGGGTTGCCCGGTTCATGCTGCAGGATTCGATCGGCAACTTCATCCCCAAGTTCAAGGAGCACTCCTGGCGTCCCGGGGCCTGGCTCTGCACCGCCATCATGGTCGGTGCCTGGGGCGCTGTGCTGCTCATGGGCGTCACCGATCCGCTGGGCGGCATCAACACGCTGTTCCCGTTGTTCGGCATCGCCAACCAGTTGCTTGCCGCGATTGCACTATCCGTGTGCCTGGCCATCGTGGCGAAGCGGGGAACGTTCAACTACCTGTGGATCGTCGCGCTGCCGCTAACGTTCGCCGCCGTGGTCACCATCACGGCGAGCTACCAGAAGATCTTCTCGTCCACCCCGGCTGTCGGCTACTTCGCCAACAACGCGGCCTTCAGCAAGGCCCTGGCCGAGGGCAAGACCTCGTTCGGCACCGCCAAGACGGTCCCGGCCATGGAGGCCGTGGTCAGGAACACGGCGATCCAGGGCTGGCTGTCTGTGATCTTCGTGGTGCTGAGCATCATCGTGATCGCGACGGCGCTGCTCGCCACTGCCAAAGCGTTCCGCAACCGCGGGGACGCCGCCGCCACGCGCGGCAACGAGGACCCCGCCCGCCCGTCGCGTGTCTTCGCCCCTGCCGGACTCATTCCCACTCCTGCCGAGCGCGAGTTGATGGCTGAATGGGAGAAAGTCCCGGCGGAACTGAGGTTCGAAAGGGCGGGCCACCACTCATGACGGCCGGACTCGTTGTGCTCAAGCGGCGGTTCCGCGGCTTCGCCCAGTACTTCAGCGGAGTCCTGGGCGCGGACGCCTACGCCAAGTACCTCGAGCACCACAGGGCGGCCGGGCACGGGGAGGCGCCCCTCACGGAGCGCGAGTTCTGGCGCGACCGGACCGACCGCCAGGACAGCAACCCCCAAGGCCGGTGCTGCTGATTGAGCTTGCAGCGTACAAGCCGCCGGGAGGGATCATCCAGGGGTTCCGTGTGGATCGCTCATGAGAGTATGAACGCATGAGCGATCCACGAGACACTCAATCAGCCGAGGACCTCCCGGTAGAAGGCACTCCCATCGATGAGTGGCAGCCGCCGGTGCCCCCGCCGTCCGCACCTGCCGATCGCAGGAAGCCCAAGGGCAGCAACATCCAGGACCTGGTGGATGAACCGGCCAAAGTCATGCGGATCGGAACCATGATCCGGCAGCTCCTGGAAGAAGTGAAGTCTGCACCGCTGGATGAGGCTGCGCGGGGCAGGCTTGCTGAGATCCACGCGCGCTCCATCAAGGAGCTGGAGGACGGGCTGGCTCCTGAACTGGTGGAGGAACTGGACAGGATCAGCCTGCCCTTCCCCGACGAGGGCACGCCTTCCGACGCTGAACTCCGGATAGCCC
Encoded here:
- a CDS encoding YbdD/YjiX family protein, which gives rise to MTAGLVVLKRRFRGFAQYFSGVLGADAYAKYLEHHRAAGHGEAPLTEREFWRDRTDRQDSNPQGRCC
- a CDS encoding bacterial proteasome activator family protein; amino-acid sequence: MSDPRDTQSAEDLPVEGTPIDEWQPPVPPPSAPADRRKPKGSNIQDLVDEPAKVMRIGTMIRQLLEEVKSAPLDEAARGRLAEIHARSIKELEDGLAPELVEELDRISLPFPDEGTPSDAELRIAQAQLVGWLEGLFHGIQTAIAAQHAARENAAAQMQLRQLPPGTMIAPGVVIGENGEPQRAGAGARSGSPARPGQRDDPDHGPGQYL